Proteins encoded within one genomic window of Catenulispora sp. MAP5-51:
- a CDS encoding acyl-CoA dehydrogenase family protein, with product MTSDPAALFNPRTLDFSRFDEETQRLLTAVVDWFEGRGKRRLLAEDLDRVWYADFLEFAAKEKLFATFQTPATDAFGPAAPAQRWDTARNAALSEILGFYGLPYWYTWQVTVLGLGPVWMSENAAARERAARLLDEGHVFAFGLSEKEHGADVYSTDMILTPDGDGGYTATGGKYYIGNGNVAGLVSVFGRRADVEGPDGYVFFAVDSRHEKFELVQNVVDSQMFVSEFKLHGYPVTEADILHAGADAFSAALNTVNVGKFNLCTASVGIAEHSFYEAITHAHNRILYGHPVTDFGHVRASFADAYARLVAMKLFSARAVDYFRTANAEDRRYLLFNPITKMKVTSEGERVVDLLWDVIAARGFEKDTYFNGATHYIRALPKLEGTVHVNLALVLKFMPNYLRVFDGIEHSAPQDYPEVPTRSDAADDSFLFQQGPARGLGKVRFHDWRAAYREAAGVPNVARFTEQAEALTQFLATCPPDDAQQKDLDFLLNVGHLFTLVVYGQLVLEQARLTGLEEEVVDQIFDFLVRDFSEYAVALHGKASSTPEQQAWALGAVRKPVVDEARFGRMWDRVAALSGAYEMRP from the coding sequence ATGACTTCAGACCCGGCCGCGCTGTTCAACCCGCGCACCCTCGACTTCTCGCGCTTCGACGAGGAGACCCAGCGGCTGCTCACGGCCGTCGTCGACTGGTTCGAGGGGCGCGGCAAGCGGCGCCTGCTCGCCGAGGACCTGGACCGGGTCTGGTACGCCGACTTCCTGGAGTTCGCCGCGAAGGAGAAGCTCTTCGCGACCTTCCAGACCCCCGCGACCGACGCCTTCGGCCCGGCCGCACCGGCGCAGCGGTGGGACACCGCGCGCAATGCCGCGCTGAGCGAGATCCTCGGGTTCTACGGGCTGCCGTACTGGTACACCTGGCAGGTCACCGTGCTGGGCCTCGGGCCGGTGTGGATGTCGGAGAACGCCGCCGCGCGTGAGCGGGCCGCGCGGCTGCTCGACGAGGGCCATGTCTTCGCGTTCGGCCTGTCGGAGAAGGAGCACGGGGCCGACGTCTACTCGACCGACATGATCCTCACCCCGGACGGGGACGGCGGCTACACCGCCACCGGCGGCAAGTACTACATCGGCAACGGCAACGTGGCCGGGCTGGTCTCCGTCTTCGGGCGCCGGGCCGACGTCGAGGGGCCCGACGGCTACGTCTTCTTCGCCGTGGACAGCCGGCACGAGAAGTTCGAGCTGGTGCAGAACGTCGTCGACTCGCAGATGTTCGTCAGCGAGTTCAAGCTGCACGGGTACCCGGTCACCGAGGCCGACATCCTGCACGCCGGCGCCGACGCGTTCAGCGCCGCGCTGAACACCGTCAACGTCGGCAAGTTCAACCTGTGCACGGCCTCGGTGGGCATCGCGGAGCACTCGTTCTACGAGGCCATCACGCACGCCCACAACCGCATCCTGTACGGCCACCCGGTCACCGACTTCGGCCACGTGCGCGCCTCCTTCGCCGACGCCTACGCGCGCCTGGTCGCCATGAAGCTGTTCAGCGCCCGCGCGGTCGACTACTTCCGGACCGCGAACGCCGAGGACCGGCGCTACCTGCTGTTCAACCCGATCACCAAGATGAAGGTGACCTCCGAGGGCGAGCGCGTCGTGGACCTGCTCTGGGACGTGATCGCGGCCCGCGGGTTCGAGAAGGACACCTACTTCAACGGCGCCACGCACTACATCAGGGCCCTGCCGAAGCTGGAGGGCACGGTGCACGTGAACCTCGCGCTGGTGCTGAAGTTCATGCCGAACTATCTACGCGTCTTTGACGGCATTGAGCACAGCGCGCCGCAGGACTACCCCGAGGTCCCGACGCGCTCCGACGCCGCCGACGACTCCTTCCTGTTCCAGCAGGGTCCGGCGCGCGGGCTGGGCAAGGTGCGCTTCCACGACTGGCGTGCCGCGTACCGCGAGGCGGCCGGCGTGCCGAACGTCGCGCGGTTCACCGAGCAGGCCGAGGCGCTGACGCAGTTCCTGGCGACCTGCCCGCCGGACGACGCGCAGCAGAAGGACCTGGACTTCCTGCTCAACGTCGGGCACCTGTTCACGCTCGTGGTCTACGGCCAGCTGGTGCTGGAGCAGGCGCGGCTGACCGGGCTGGAGGAGGAGGTCGTGGACCAGATCTTCGACTTCCTGGTCCGCGACTTCTCCGAGTACGCCGTCGCCCTGCACGGCAAGGCGTCCTCGACGCCCGAGCAGCAGGCGTGGGCGCTGGGCGCAGTGCGCAAGCCGGTGGTGGACGAGGCGCGGTTCGGCCGGATGTGGGACCGGGTGGCGGCTTTGTCCGGCGCTTACGAGATGCGCCCCTAA
- a CDS encoding ABC transporter permease, with product MLLYTRRSQRIAWAVFGFFFLLLFGLPFGVLVLAAFTRQWNGAFPSSYTFSNITAAFHTDPLDGLETSLITALLSSVIALVVGTWAALALNAVHNRVGKTLVQTVFMLPIAVPSVVVGLALLVAFSQGPVLLNGTNTIVVMAHAILVTAYAFQQVSAAVTRLDPAFEQAAASLGARPYYTLLRVKLPLLLPALTGSLALCFALSMGELGATAMVYSADWTTLPLRIYALDDRGHQFVAAAVTAVMMTITLAVLLVFSRIRTRANYR from the coding sequence GTGCTGCTGTACACGCGTAGATCGCAGAGGATCGCCTGGGCGGTCTTCGGGTTCTTCTTCCTGCTGCTGTTCGGGCTGCCGTTCGGCGTGCTGGTCCTGGCGGCCTTCACCCGGCAGTGGAACGGCGCCTTCCCCTCCTCCTACACGTTCTCCAACATCACCGCGGCCTTCCACACCGACCCGCTCGACGGCCTGGAGACCTCGCTGATCACCGCGCTGCTGTCCAGCGTGATCGCGCTGGTGGTCGGGACGTGGGCGGCCCTGGCCCTGAACGCGGTCCACAACCGCGTCGGCAAGACGCTGGTCCAGACGGTGTTCATGCTGCCGATCGCGGTCCCGTCGGTCGTCGTCGGCCTGGCGCTGCTGGTCGCGTTCTCGCAGGGTCCGGTGCTGCTGAACGGCACCAACACCATCGTGGTGATGGCGCACGCGATCCTGGTGACGGCCTACGCCTTCCAGCAGGTCTCGGCGGCGGTGACGCGCCTGGACCCGGCGTTCGAACAAGCAGCGGCCTCGCTCGGCGCGCGGCCGTACTACACGCTGCTGCGGGTGAAGCTGCCGCTGCTGCTGCCGGCGCTGACCGGCTCGCTGGCGCTGTGCTTCGCGCTGTCGATGGGCGAACTCGGCGCCACGGCGATGGTGTACTCGGCCGACTGGACGACGCTGCCGCTGCGCATCTACGCGCTGGACGACCGCGGGCACCAGTTCGTCGCGGCAGCGGTGACCGCGGTGATGATGACGATCACCTTGGCGGTGCTGCTGGTGTTCTCGCGGATTCGGACACGCGCGAACTATCGGTGA
- a CDS encoding 2-aminoethylphosphonate ABC transporter permease subunit — MTAVTELPPASPVTPGNRGAALANKPRRSAAWLWSTPPVLLLGAAFLYPLYLVVKQAIEGSPPDPSNPFKVTTSFSDTLKDPGTRTVIKNTIQMAVYSTAGCLVLGFLLALIIAFVPFPGAKAVSRFIDVFLSFPSFLITVSIMFLYGRVGMVNHIAASLTGGRHDTPINFVEYSPWGIWLAELIYFTPFVMRPLLTSFSQIDTGQLEVAASLGARAGRVVVQVILPEALPALFAGGSLVLMLTMNEYGIVSFTGAKYQTLPVLIENFAKEQTNYAGACALAVINIVLSLALFTGYRVLLARMSGGRRAAVHA, encoded by the coding sequence ATGACCGCCGTCACCGAACTCCCTCCCGCCTCGCCGGTGACGCCCGGCAACCGCGGCGCGGCGCTCGCCAACAAGCCCCGCCGCTCCGCCGCCTGGCTCTGGTCCACTCCCCCGGTCCTGTTGCTCGGCGCGGCTTTCCTGTATCCGCTCTACCTCGTGGTCAAGCAGGCGATCGAGGGCAGCCCGCCGGATCCGAGCAATCCCTTCAAGGTGACCACGTCCTTCTCCGACACCCTGAAGGACCCGGGAACTCGGACCGTCATCAAGAACACGATCCAGATGGCCGTCTACTCCACGGCCGGCTGCCTCGTCCTGGGCTTCCTGCTCGCGCTGATCATCGCGTTCGTGCCGTTCCCCGGCGCGAAGGCGGTGTCGCGCTTCATCGACGTGTTCCTGTCGTTCCCGTCGTTCCTGATCACCGTGTCGATCATGTTCCTGTACGGCCGGGTCGGCATGGTGAACCACATCGCCGCCTCGCTGACCGGCGGGCGGCACGACACCCCGATCAACTTCGTCGAGTACTCGCCGTGGGGCATCTGGCTGGCAGAGCTGATCTACTTCACGCCGTTCGTGATGCGGCCGCTGCTGACCTCGTTCTCGCAGATCGACACCGGGCAGCTGGAGGTCGCCGCCTCGCTCGGGGCCCGGGCCGGCCGCGTCGTCGTGCAGGTGATCCTGCCCGAGGCGCTGCCCGCGCTGTTCGCCGGCGGCTCGCTGGTGCTGATGCTGACGATGAACGAGTACGGCATCGTCTCCTTCACCGGCGCCAAGTACCAGACGCTCCCGGTGCTGATCGAGAACTTCGCCAAGGAGCAGACCAACTACGCCGGGGCGTGCGCCCTGGCCGTCATCAACATCGTGCTGTCGCTGGCGCTGTTCACCGGCTACCGCGTCCTGCTCGCCCGGATGTCTGGAGGCCGCCGTGCTGCTGTACACGCGTAG
- a CDS encoding ABC transporter ATP-binding protein gives MAATEADPSARRSAPRSGGIRFDDVTVAYNGTVVLDSFTLDVAPGEVVALLGPSGSGKTTALRAVAGFVRPVSGRVHAGGRDVTDLPPYKRGLGMVVQQYALFPHMRVEQNVAFGLKAQKVSKSEIPGRVAEALRMTGMAQYAKRYPRELSGGQQQRVAIARALAIEPSVLLLDEPLSALDAQLRSGMLAELARLHRELPDVSILYVTHDQIEALTLADRIAVMNEARLVEVGTARELYKRPGTEFAAGFVGNSNLLPVTVTECAPHEDGSFRASVRIAEGTDPVLATCAEPAGAGEQRTLCLRPHFLGLAAAEHHDNAFSGTVTEVQWRGSAHRIFTDVHGHEVRLDTNELRNPPVIGDEVWLHFSAEDAVLIPAGATGSPSAAPASNAGGPADAAPVPAPADGGAR, from the coding sequence ATGGCCGCCACCGAAGCCGACCCATCGGCCCGACGATCAGCACCCAGATCCGGAGGCATCCGCTTCGACGACGTGACAGTCGCCTACAACGGAACCGTCGTGCTCGACTCCTTCACGCTGGACGTCGCCCCCGGCGAGGTGGTCGCGCTGCTCGGGCCTTCGGGCTCGGGCAAGACCACCGCGCTGCGGGCGGTCGCGGGCTTCGTCCGGCCCGTGTCCGGCCGCGTGCACGCCGGCGGCCGCGACGTCACCGACCTGCCGCCGTACAAGCGCGGCCTGGGCATGGTGGTGCAGCAGTACGCGCTGTTCCCGCACATGCGCGTGGAGCAGAACGTCGCCTTCGGGCTGAAGGCACAGAAAGTCTCCAAGTCTGAGATCCCCGGCCGCGTGGCCGAGGCCCTGCGCATGACCGGCATGGCCCAGTACGCCAAGCGCTACCCGCGCGAGCTGTCCGGCGGTCAGCAGCAGCGCGTGGCGATCGCGCGGGCGTTGGCCATCGAACCCTCGGTCCTGCTGCTGGACGAGCCGCTGTCGGCGCTGGACGCACAGCTGCGCAGCGGAATGCTCGCGGAACTGGCGCGCCTGCACCGCGAACTGCCGGATGTCAGCATCCTGTATGTCACGCACGACCAGATCGAGGCCCTGACCCTGGCCGACCGCATCGCGGTGATGAACGAGGCGAGGCTGGTCGAGGTCGGCACGGCCCGGGAGCTGTACAAGCGGCCCGGAACGGAGTTCGCGGCCGGCTTCGTGGGCAACTCGAACCTGCTGCCGGTGACCGTGACGGAGTGTGCGCCGCACGAGGACGGTTCGTTCCGGGCCAGCGTACGGATCGCAGAGGGGACGGATCCGGTACTGGCCACCTGCGCCGAGCCGGCGGGGGCCGGGGAGCAGCGAACGCTGTGTCTGCGGCCGCATTTCCTGGGCCTGGCCGCCGCCGAGCACCACGACAACGCGTTCAGCGGGACGGTGACCGAGGTGCAGTGGCGAGGCTCGGCGCACCGGATCTTCACCGACGTGCACGGCCACGAGGTGCGTTTGGACACCAACGAGCTGCGGAATCCGCCGGTGATCGGTGACGAGGTGTGGTTGCACTTCTCGGCCGAGGACGCGGTGCTGATTCCGGCTGGCGCGACCGGCTCGCCGAGCGCCGCTCCGGCCTCGAACGCCGGCGGACCGGCCGACGCCGCTCCAGTCCCCGCTCCGGCCGATGGCGGCGCCCGATGA
- a CDS encoding 2-aminoethylphosphonate ABC transporter substrate-binding protein has product MSHVLSRPRIRRAGALIAVGGLALTGLTACASSKSSSAAAATGGSTATSAAAAATSCPALGAAAPTAPAKADGSGGQVTIYSADGLYDTKDDNNWYNQEFKKFTALTGIHVNYSEDGSGGVETKVDSEKSNPKADVIVTLPPFIQKAEASGLLQPYAPACVDKVDPSLVDKNGEWEAVMGNYLSFIYNTKALPDGPPKTWNDLLDPKFAKKLQYSTPGVAGDGTAVMIAAIHAFGDDRDSAWDFFKKLQSNNVGPSKSTGALESKVNTGDLLVANGDVQMNYVDSTTQYPNNKIFFPAGNDGKPSTFSLPYMAGLVKGAPNAGNGKKLIDFLLSETAQLDASKVAYGFPARTDIKPTDDHYTALNTLMQGVTVFPVDWNQVAQNYNSDVKAWDAATGTPS; this is encoded by the coding sequence ATGTCGCACGTACTGTCCCGCCCGCGCATCCGCCGCGCCGGCGCCCTGATCGCCGTCGGCGGCCTGGCACTGACCGGGCTGACGGCCTGTGCCTCCTCCAAGAGCTCCTCCGCGGCTGCTGCCACCGGCGGCAGCACCGCCACCTCCGCCGCGGCCGCGGCCACCTCCTGCCCGGCGCTCGGCGCCGCCGCGCCCACCGCACCGGCCAAGGCCGACGGCTCCGGCGGGCAGGTGACCATCTACAGCGCCGACGGTCTGTACGACACCAAGGACGACAACAACTGGTACAACCAGGAATTCAAGAAGTTCACAGCCCTGACCGGCATCCACGTGAACTACTCCGAGGACGGCTCCGGCGGCGTGGAGACCAAGGTCGACTCCGAGAAGTCGAACCCGAAGGCCGACGTCATCGTCACCCTGCCGCCCTTCATCCAGAAGGCCGAGGCCTCCGGCCTGCTCCAGCCCTACGCCCCGGCGTGCGTCGACAAGGTCGACCCCTCGCTGGTGGACAAGAACGGCGAGTGGGAGGCGGTGATGGGCAACTACCTGTCCTTCATCTACAACACCAAGGCGCTGCCGGACGGCCCGCCCAAGACCTGGAACGACCTGCTGGACCCGAAGTTCGCCAAGAAGCTCCAGTACTCCACGCCCGGCGTGGCCGGCGACGGCACCGCGGTGATGATCGCGGCGATCCACGCCTTCGGCGACGACCGCGACTCGGCGTGGGACTTCTTCAAGAAGCTCCAGTCCAACAACGTCGGCCCGTCCAAGTCCACCGGCGCCCTGGAGAGCAAGGTCAACACCGGCGACCTGCTGGTGGCCAACGGCGACGTACAGATGAACTACGTCGACAGCACGACGCAGTACCCGAACAACAAGATCTTCTTCCCGGCCGGCAACGACGGCAAGCCCAGCACCTTCTCCCTGCCCTACATGGCCGGCCTGGTCAAGGGCGCGCCGAACGCCGGCAACGGCAAGAAGCTGATCGACTTCCTGCTCTCGGAGACCGCGCAGCTGGACGCCTCCAAGGTGGCCTACGGCTTCCCGGCCCGCACCGACATCAAGCCCACCGACGACCACTACACCGCCCTGAACACGCTGATGCAGGGCGTGACCGTGTTCCCGGTGGACTGGAACCAGGTCGCGCAGAACTACAACAGCGACGTGAAGGCCTGGGACGCCGCGACCGGCACCCCGAGCTGA
- a CDS encoding aldehyde dehydrogenase → MVDHLPVRPDHLGNFVGGVWGPAAAGGTRADVSPGDTSDVLGRFADSTAADAVRAVDAAEAALPAWRALGPIKRAEYVRKAERIIGEREDEFARAISREQGKLYKEALGEVRRGMAILDFTAGEGRRLNGYTTPAEEPRTVAMTFRQPIGVVGLITPWNFPLTIPIWKVAPALVAGCTSVLKPSPFTPYSAALLVQAFADAGVPDGVLNLVQGDREPGEALTNDPRVAGISFTGSLPVGRAIHIAGAGRLMKTQLELGGKNAVLVLADADLDKAAAAIVFGAFGQAGQRCSATSRVVVDVAVKEALLEKVVAKVAALKVGSPFDPDADVCPVVNEDRMTACLDAITKAQEVGAKVAVGGRRHTDGVPEGYYVQPTVLRDVPWDCEIAQEEIFGPVLSVIDCDGFEDAMRISNSVKYGMSGTIFTQNPAHIFEALERFEAGMLHVNRPGVGAYAHLPHMGAKQSHYGAPECSPEVWDFYTEWRSACISF, encoded by the coding sequence ATGGTTGATCATCTCCCTGTCCGCCCCGACCACCTCGGCAATTTCGTCGGCGGGGTCTGGGGCCCGGCCGCGGCCGGCGGCACCCGGGCCGACGTGAGTCCCGGCGACACCTCCGACGTGCTCGGCCGCTTCGCCGACTCCACGGCCGCCGACGCGGTGCGCGCGGTGGACGCCGCCGAGGCCGCCCTGCCGGCCTGGCGGGCCCTCGGGCCGATCAAGCGCGCCGAGTACGTGCGCAAGGCGGAGCGGATCATCGGCGAGCGCGAGGACGAGTTCGCCCGGGCGATCAGCCGGGAGCAGGGCAAGCTCTACAAGGAGGCGCTGGGCGAGGTCCGGCGCGGGATGGCGATCCTGGACTTCACCGCCGGCGAGGGCCGCCGGCTCAACGGGTACACCACGCCGGCCGAGGAGCCGCGGACCGTCGCGATGACGTTCCGGCAGCCGATCGGCGTGGTCGGGCTGATCACGCCGTGGAACTTCCCGCTGACCATCCCGATCTGGAAGGTCGCGCCGGCGCTGGTGGCCGGATGCACCAGCGTCCTGAAGCCCTCGCCGTTCACCCCCTACTCCGCGGCGCTGCTGGTGCAGGCCTTCGCCGACGCCGGGGTCCCCGACGGCGTGCTGAACCTGGTGCAGGGCGACCGGGAGCCGGGCGAGGCGCTGACGAACGACCCGCGCGTGGCCGGCATCTCCTTCACCGGCTCGCTGCCGGTGGGGCGCGCGATCCACATCGCCGGCGCCGGCCGGCTGATGAAGACGCAGCTGGAGCTCGGCGGCAAGAACGCGGTGCTGGTGCTGGCCGACGCCGATCTGGACAAGGCCGCCGCGGCGATCGTGTTCGGGGCGTTCGGGCAGGCCGGGCAGCGGTGCTCGGCGACCTCCCGGGTGGTGGTCGACGTCGCGGTGAAGGAGGCCTTGCTGGAGAAGGTCGTCGCGAAGGTGGCGGCCCTGAAGGTGGGGAGCCCCTTCGATCCGGACGCGGACGTCTGCCCGGTCGTCAACGAGGACCGGATGACCGCCTGCCTGGACGCGATCACCAAGGCCCAGGAAGTCGGGGCGAAGGTCGCGGTCGGCGGTCGCCGGCACACCGACGGCGTCCCGGAGGGCTACTACGTCCAGCCGACGGTGCTGCGCGACGTCCCGTGGGACTGCGAGATCGCGCAGGAGGAGATCTTCGGGCCGGTGCTGTCGGTCATCGACTGCGACGGCTTCGAGGACGCCATGCGCATCTCCAACTCCGTGAAGTACGGCATGTCCGGCACCATCTTCACGCAGAATCCGGCGCACATCTTCGAGGCCTTGGAGCGCTTCGAGGCCGGCATGCTGCACGTCAACCGCCCCGGCGTCGGCGCGTACGCGCACCTGCCGCACATGGGGGCCAAGCAGTCGCACTACGGCGCGCCGGAGTGCTCGCCGGAGGTCTGGGACTTCTACACCGAATGGCGGTCGGCGTGCATCAGCTTCTGA
- a CDS encoding CoA transferase subunit A — MHQLLSPLGQARVMSAAEAVQAFVEPGAVLGLGGQNINRCPMALVHEVVRQDIGDLTVVGCNLSLPLDHLVAAGLVARTEQGSGNLEKFGTLFSWRRAVEANRIEVRDYSHLSMASRFLAGAMGLPFMPVRSLLGSSVLERLVAEQDAVVTADPWSGEPVVLVRACTPDVSLIHANAADADGNVVIDGVTSHEVDMVRASRHVIVSVEEALPAGAFDDQPERVTISGAYVSAVVEQPWGAWPTSVYRKYDYYESEIDGYQKSAKAGDEGPRAFLAENVAAHADFDAYLAAADPGGSARAAMAEQMRSLL, encoded by the coding sequence GTGCATCAGCTTCTGAGTCCGCTGGGCCAGGCGCGGGTGATGAGCGCCGCCGAGGCGGTGCAGGCCTTCGTCGAGCCCGGCGCGGTGCTGGGCCTGGGCGGGCAGAACATCAACCGCTGCCCGATGGCGCTGGTGCACGAGGTGGTGCGGCAGGACATCGGCGACCTGACGGTCGTCGGCTGCAACCTCTCGCTGCCGCTGGACCACCTGGTCGCCGCCGGGCTCGTGGCCCGCACCGAGCAGGGCAGCGGCAACCTGGAGAAGTTCGGCACGCTGTTCAGCTGGCGGCGGGCCGTGGAGGCGAACCGGATCGAGGTGCGCGACTACTCGCATCTGTCGATGGCCTCCCGGTTCCTGGCCGGCGCGATGGGGCTGCCGTTCATGCCGGTGCGCTCGCTGCTGGGCTCCTCGGTGCTCGAGCGCCTCGTCGCCGAACAGGACGCGGTGGTCACCGCCGATCCGTGGAGCGGCGAGCCGGTGGTCCTGGTGCGCGCCTGCACCCCGGACGTGTCGCTGATCCACGCCAACGCCGCCGACGCCGACGGCAACGTGGTCATCGACGGCGTGACGAGCCACGAGGTGGACATGGTGCGGGCCTCGCGGCACGTGATCGTGTCGGTGGAGGAGGCGCTGCCGGCCGGGGCGTTCGACGACCAGCCCGAGCGCGTCACCATCTCCGGCGCGTATGTCAGCGCGGTCGTGGAGCAGCCCTGGGGCGCCTGGCCGACCAGCGTCTATCGCAAGTACGACTACTACGAATCCGAGATCGACGGCTACCAGAAGAGCGCCAAGGCCGGCGACGAGGGCCCGCGGGCGTTCCTCGCCGAAAACGTCGCGGCGCACGCCGATTTCGACGCCTATCTGGCCGCCGCCGACCCGGGCGGGTCGGCGCGGGCCGCGATGGCCGAGCAGATGCGGAGCCTGTTGTGA
- a CDS encoding CoA-transferase subunit beta has product MSAIGGDAGRDVGRDVGGDVGGGIGRDVSGDVGRDVSGDVCALPRELLVFEGARQIADGDCVIAGTGLPLLAGLVAQRTHAPSARLLIESGVVFPKVVPTPLSVVDPRIMHAPSKLGSLIESLGGFVQRGLVATGFLGGAQIDARANINSTWIERGSGRVRLPGSGGANDIASHCATIVVLTSHEKRRFPERCDYVTSPGFLDGPGARRRAGLNPVRVKVVTDLCVLEGDDTVGELTVTALMPGATVEDVLANTGFTPRVADQLAVVAAPSFEHLALLREVLDPEARYFPERHSPERHSPERHSPERHSPERLKNGNIDG; this is encoded by the coding sequence GTGAGCGCCATCGGAGGCGACGCCGGCCGCGACGTTGGCCGGGACGTCGGCGGCGATGTCGGCGGCGGCATCGGCCGGGACGTCAGCGGCGATGTCGGCCGGGACGTCAGCGGCGATGTCTGCGCGCTGCCGCGCGAACTGCTGGTGTTCGAGGGCGCGCGGCAGATCGCCGACGGCGACTGCGTGATCGCCGGCACCGGGCTGCCGCTGCTGGCCGGCCTGGTGGCGCAGCGCACGCACGCGCCCAGCGCGCGGCTGCTGATCGAATCAGGGGTCGTGTTCCCGAAGGTGGTGCCCACACCGTTGTCGGTGGTGGACCCGCGGATCATGCACGCGCCGAGCAAGCTGGGCTCGCTGATCGAGTCGCTCGGCGGCTTCGTGCAGCGCGGCCTGGTGGCCACCGGGTTCCTGGGCGGCGCGCAGATCGACGCGCGCGCGAACATCAACTCCACCTGGATCGAGCGCGGCAGCGGCCGGGTGCGGCTGCCCGGCAGCGGCGGGGCCAACGACATCGCGTCCCACTGCGCCACGATCGTGGTGCTCACCAGCCACGAGAAGCGCCGCTTCCCGGAACGCTGCGACTACGTCACCTCGCCCGGCTTCCTGGACGGTCCCGGCGCCCGACGGCGGGCCGGGCTGAACCCGGTGCGGGTCAAGGTGGTCACCGACCTGTGCGTGCTGGAGGGCGACGACACGGTCGGCGAGCTGACCGTCACCGCGCTGATGCCCGGCGCCACGGTCGAGGACGTGCTGGCGAACACCGGCTTCACGCCGCGGGTGGCCGACCAGCTGGCGGTGGTCGCCGCCCCCTCCTTCGAGCACCTGGCGCTGCTGCGCGAGGTGCTCGATCCCGAAGCCCGCTATTTCCCTGAGCGACACAGCCCTGAGCGACACAGCCCAGAGCGGCACAGCCCAGAACGACACAGCCCAGAGCGACTGAAGAACGGAAACATCGATGGCTGA
- a CDS encoding citrate/2-methylcitrate synthase, whose protein sequence is MAEKTPFHWKSNIAWKNRDRIVVRGYDVNELTGNLDFGQMLFLVLKGELPTEAQAKITNAMMVSLAEHAMSPSSATVRFATSGGAELNGAVSAGVAAIGRLHGTADRPANMYIGVEKRAEDEGISIEQAAALTVQEMRARRENMPGYHHAQHIRDPRTVRLLELSDKWGISGKYVAIARAMEDATEPVFGRRLWINGPGAMGCIGLDAGYSPLEMKAMFITARSLSLCAHSIEESTREKGWRASENSDMVQPLSLQMQGPDWYDGPADRGLPVGFGE, encoded by the coding sequence ATGGCTGAGAAGACCCCCTTCCACTGGAAGTCCAACATCGCGTGGAAGAACCGCGACCGGATCGTGGTCCGCGGCTACGACGTCAACGAGCTCACCGGCAACCTGGACTTCGGCCAGATGCTGTTCCTGGTGCTCAAGGGCGAGCTGCCGACCGAGGCGCAGGCGAAGATCACCAACGCCATGATGGTCTCGCTGGCCGAGCACGCGATGTCGCCCTCGTCGGCGACCGTCCGCTTCGCCACCTCCGGCGGCGCCGAACTCAACGGAGCGGTCTCCGCCGGCGTCGCGGCGATCGGCCGCCTGCACGGCACCGCCGACCGCCCGGCGAACATGTACATCGGGGTGGAGAAGCGCGCCGAGGACGAGGGCATCTCGATCGAGCAGGCGGCCGCGCTGACCGTCCAGGAGATGCGCGCCCGCCGCGAGAACATGCCCGGCTACCACCACGCGCAGCACATCCGCGACCCGCGCACCGTGCGCCTGCTGGAGCTGAGCGACAAGTGGGGCATCAGCGGGAAGTACGTGGCCATCGCGCGGGCCATGGAGGACGCCACCGAGCCCGTCTTCGGACGCCGCCTGTGGATCAACGGCCCCGGCGCGATGGGCTGCATCGGCCTGGACGCCGGCTACTCGCCGCTGGAGATGAAGGCCATGTTCATCACCGCGCGCTCCCTGTCCCTGTGCGCGCACTCGATCGAGGAGTCCACGCGCGAGAAGGGCTGGCGCGCCTCGGAGAACTCCGACATGGTGCAGCCGCTGTCGCTGCAGATGCAGGGGCCGGACTGGTACGACGGTCCGGCGGACCGGGGGCTGCCGGTGGGGTTTGGGGAGTAG
- a CDS encoding cold-shock protein, with protein sequence MATGTVKWFNGEKGYGFIAQDGGGPDVFVHFSAIEGSGYRNLEENQPVEFEITQGPKGPQAEKVRALAQ encoded by the coding sequence ATGGCAACTGGCACGGTCAAGTGGTTCAACGGCGAGAAGGGCTACGGCTTCATCGCTCAGGACGGCGGCGGCCCGGACGTCTTCGTCCACTTCTCGGCCATCGAGGGCTCCGGTTACCGGAACCTCGAGGAGAACCAGCCGGTCGAGTTCGAGATCACCCAGGGCCCGAAGGGCCCGCAGGCGGAGAAGGTTCGGGCCCTCGCCCAGTAA